In the genome of Candidatus Nezhaarchaeota archaeon, one region contains:
- a CDS encoding ABC transporter permease has product MSSRALLLDFLRLAFKALSEKRARATLTIVGIAIGPLVLVMMSSVVRGYSDYIVDRVTSLGQNSIAVFPRENYRLSEDDLSFIRSLPGVARAEAFYS; this is encoded by the coding sequence GTGAGCTCCCGCGCCCTGCTCCTAGACTTCCTCAGGCTGGCCTTCAAGGCCCTGAGCGAGAAGAGGGCTAGAGCCACCCTCACGATAGTGGGCATAGCGATAGGGCCGCTAGTCTTAGTCATGATGAGCTCGGTGGTTAGGGGGTACTCAGACTACATAGTCGACAGGGTGACGTCGCTCGGCCAGAACTCCATAGCCGTCTTTCCCAGGGAGAACTATAGGCTGAGCGAAGACGACCTTAGCTTCATTAGGTCGCTGCCCGGGGTGGCGAGGGCCGAGGCCTTCTACTCA